A window of Aquibium oceanicum genomic DNA:
GCTGCTGTTCTGGCCGGGCGTGGTCGGCGACTTCATGAAGTACATGCCGATCACGCTCATCGTGACGCTCGCCGCCTCGATGCTCTACGCGCTGATCTTCACGCCGACGCTCGGCGCGATCTTCGCCAAGGCGCACTTGCATGACGACGACGAGCCGCAGCGCGACGGCTGGTACATGGCCGTGGTGCGTCAGGCCGTGCGGTTTCCCAAGACGGTGCTGCTCCTGACGGTGGCGCTGCTCGTCAGCGTGCAGTTCGCCTATACGAAGTACGGCGCGGGCGTCGAGTTCTTCCCGTCTGTCGAGCCGGACTACGGGCTTCTCTACGTCCACGCGAGGGGTAATCTCTCTCTGGCCGAGATGGACGCGGCGACCCGCGCCGCGGAGCAGCGCCTGCTCGGATGGCCCGGCGTCGAATCCGTCTATACGCGCGTCGGCAAGACGCAGGGCGGCGGCGCCGACATTCCCGAGGACGTGGTCGGTGTCATCCAGTACGAGTTCATCGACTGGCGCGAGCGCAAGTCGGCCAACGACATCCTCGCCGACCTCCGTGTCGCAATGGCCGGCATACCCGGCGTCGATGTGGAAGTGCGCGTGCCGGAATCGGGTCCGCCGACCGGCAAGGCAATTCAGGTGCGGCTTTCGGCGACCGACCCGGACGGGCTGGACGACCGGGCACGCGAGGTTGCCGCGCGCATCGCCGACGTGTCCGGCGTCATCGACATCTCCGACGGACTGCCGCCGCCCGGCGTCGACTGGGCGCTGGAGGTCGATCGCGGCAAGGCGGCGCAGTACGGGATCAGCCCGAACGCGGTCGGCACCGTGGTGCAACTCGTCACGACGGGCGTGAAGCTGACCGACTACCGTCCGGAATCTGCCGACGACGCGGTGGATATCCGTTTACGCCTGCCGGAAGACCGGCGCACGCTGTCGTCGCTCGACCAGTTGAGGGTCGAGACGGCGCAGGGCTCCGTCCCGATCGCCAACTTCGTGACCCGCAAGCCCGAGCCGCGCGTCGGCACGCTGAACCGCATCGACGGCGAGCGTACAGTCGTCGTCCAGGCGAACGTCGCCTCCGGTTTCCAGGTTGCGGCCGTCCAGCAGCAGGTGGCGCAGACCGTCGACGGCATGGAACTCGGCAACGTCCGCTGGAAGCTCGCCGGCTCCAACGAGGACAGCGAGGAAGCCAGCGCCTTCCTGGGCAACGCCTTCGGTGCGGCGCTCTTCCTGATCTTCATCGTGCTTCTGGCTCAGTTCAACAAGTTCACCAGCGTGTTCCTGGTGCTGATGACGGTCGTCATGTCGACGATTGGCGTCTTCCTCGGCCTGTTGATCACCGGGCAACCGTTCGGCATCGTCATGTCGGGCATCGGCGTGATCGCGCTCGCGGGCGTGGTGGTGAACAACAACATCGTGCTGATCGACACCTACGACCGGCTGCGGAGCGAAGGCTGGGAGAAGCTGGAAGCCGTGTTGCAGACCTGCCGGGAGCGCGCCCGCCCGGTGGTGCTCACCGCGCTCTCGGCGATCCTCGGCGTGCTGCCGATCGCATTCGGCCTGGGGCTGGAACTCTTCCATCACGAGACGACAATCAACGCGCCGTCGACGCAGTGGTGGATCTCGCTTTCGTCGGCGATCGTCTTCGGCCTTGCCTTCTCGACGGTACTGACCCTCGTCGTGACGCCGTCGGCGCTGATGGTCTTCACCCGCGACAAGCACCGCACCACGAAGAGCTTCTGGTCGCGCCTCTTCCGGCGCAAAAGCGAGGCCGAAGAAGCCAAGGCGTCGGAAGAGGCCGCCAACGACCGCGAGCCGGACGCGCTGCCCAAGGCGGCCGAGTAGCCTCCTCGCGGCCGGCCCGCCGCCGGGAACCGTGCGGTCAGTCGGGCATTGGCCTCCCGTCATCCTTGGAGGCAAGCTTGTCGCTGACGACCCTCTTCATCATCGTCCTGATCCTGGCCCTGGTGGCCGTCCTGCCGACCTGGCCGTGGTCGCGCCGCTGGCGCTGGGTGCCCTCGATCATCATGGCCACCATCCTGGCCGTGGTGATCTACCTCGCACAGGCCGGAAGGTTCTGAGCGAAAAAGTTCCGGGCCGGAACAAAACCTCGTCGCAAGCGAGCATGTTCAGGAACTACATACCTCCTCACGCATTGTTGATCCTCCAAAACCGATCGGAGGCGAAAGCGTGACACTGACCACCATTCTCATCATCATCCTCATCCTCATCCTGCTCGGCGCCATCCCCGCCTGGCCACATTCGCGCGGCTGGGGCTATGGCCCGTCCGGCATCATCGGCCTGATCCTGGTCGTGTTGCTGATCCTCGTCCTGATGGGCAGGATCTGACCGCAAGACGAACCGAAGCCGCCGGCGCGGGTCGCCGGCGGCTTCGTTCATCGGAGCTGGGATCAGGCGGCCATCGCCAGCGCATCG
This region includes:
- a CDS encoding efflux RND transporter permease subunit — encoded protein: MNIVSIAIRNARLTLSIMVFFLIAGALAYQALPKEAEPDVAIPVLYVSLAYQGISPEDSERLLLRPVETKLKSLKGVKEMRSAAYQGGGYVLLEFDPSTDLSTALEETRNKVSDARADLPRDAEEPTVNEVNVSEFPVLVVTLSGDVPERVLTTAARELRDRIEEIPGVLEGTLQGARDDLVEVIIDPMKLSSYGFQLDQMIAAVNASNSLVAAGTIEGEEGKYAVKVPSLIETVEDVAELPIVAGPNAVVQAKDIATIRSTYKDAETITRLNGRPAIAIEVKKRIGENLVHTVEQVKALSDEFQKSLPEGMHVTYTQDKSVFINQLLNDLQNHVLIAVILVFIIILYVLSGRASLLIGLAIPTSFLTGILLLALMGFTINMVVLFSLILAVGMLVDDAIIVTEFAERRMSEGMPKAEAFDLAARRMAGPVIAATLTRIAAFSPLLFWPGVVGDFMKYMPITLIVTLAASMLYALIFTPTLGAIFAKAHLHDDDEPQRDGWYMAVVRQAVRFPKTVLLLTVALLVSVQFAYTKYGAGVEFFPSVEPDYGLLYVHARGNLSLAEMDAATRAAEQRLLGWPGVESVYTRVGKTQGGGADIPEDVVGVIQYEFIDWRERKSANDILADLRVAMAGIPGVDVEVRVPESGPPTGKAIQVRLSATDPDGLDDRAREVAARIADVSGVIDISDGLPPPGVDWALEVDRGKAAQYGISPNAVGTVVQLVTTGVKLTDYRPESADDAVDIRLRLPEDRRTLSSLDQLRVETAQGSVPIANFVTRKPEPRVGTLNRIDGERTVVVQANVASGFQVAAVQQQVAQTVDGMELGNVRWKLAGSNEDSEEASAFLGNAFGAALFLIFIVLLAQFNKFTSVFLVLMTVVMSTIGVFLGLLITGQPFGIVMSGIGVIALAGVVVNNNIVLIDTYDRLRSEGWEKLEAVLQTCRERARPVVLTALSAILGVLPIAFGLGLELFHHETTINAPSTQWWISLSSAIVFGLAFSTVLTLVVTPSALMVFTRDKHRTTKSFWSRLFRRKSEAEEAKASEEAANDREPDALPKAAE
- a CDS encoding DUF3309 family protein codes for the protein MSLTTLFIIVLILALVAVLPTWPWSRRWRWVPSIIMATILAVVIYLAQAGRF
- a CDS encoding DUF3309 family protein, yielding MTLTTILIIILILILLGAIPAWPHSRGWGYGPSGIIGLILVVLLILVLMGRI